In Corynebacterium afermentans subsp. afermentans, a genomic segment contains:
- a CDS encoding ABC transporter substrate-binding protein, with the protein MHPSRTRRPATRAAAALSVLCLVASCAANPGPPPLVEPEDRPDAVSERDADSDGSDSASGADNAEEQGTNQEPANGRPQAQIGVDPVRAGFNPHLVGDESAVVRGIADLVLPSAFQADGAKDPNLLVGASVLPTSPDAFTVRYVIAPNAQWSDGTPITGADFAYLWRGMTKTAGVVSPAAYRAVSNVRVSGPGGKVVDVDFAQPVANWKVLFRHLLPSHLLAADAADFAYALRNTVPASAGRYLVRSVDRAHGTVTLNRNDRFWGPDPAPIDILTLAAARDTTQVADQLRSGQLAFVDMVPQDTTEDVLGLIPGADTRTFAGTRTLGVTLSATSGLSAQARAEVRSLIDVPLLAHIAARRSTNVHAAAPTEPGSLALLHALAADGKVLRVAADTADPAATAAARSLVDLLDAAGVPARIVANELPAIAARSLPAGEVDVVVHWRNDGDSADTLASRIACPAETGRAGNLAGFCSVAGDEFARAILAGEIPPAVAAERAAAIEHREALWVPLLHETRLAATAGGVRAAGTQPGQWPGGLSSAGKWKLADTVKRRSTTQEVP; encoded by the coding sequence ATGCACCCAAGTAGAACGCGCCGCCCAGCCACCCGCGCTGCGGCGGCGCTTTCCGTGCTCTGCCTAGTGGCGTCGTGCGCGGCCAACCCTGGCCCGCCGCCGTTGGTGGAACCGGAGGACCGCCCGGATGCCGTCTCGGAGCGCGACGCCGATAGCGACGGCTCAGACAGCGCTAGCGGCGCTGACAACGCCGAGGAGCAAGGCACCAACCAGGAACCGGCCAATGGACGTCCGCAGGCGCAGATCGGCGTCGACCCGGTACGCGCGGGGTTCAACCCGCACCTAGTCGGCGACGAGTCCGCCGTGGTGCGCGGCATCGCAGACCTTGTCCTGCCCAGCGCGTTCCAAGCAGACGGCGCAAAGGACCCGAACCTGCTCGTTGGCGCGTCGGTGCTGCCGACGTCCCCGGACGCGTTCACGGTCCGGTACGTCATCGCGCCGAACGCCCAGTGGTCCGACGGCACCCCGATCACCGGCGCGGACTTCGCCTACCTGTGGCGCGGCATGACAAAAACCGCCGGCGTGGTGAGCCCGGCAGCGTACCGCGCGGTGTCGAACGTGCGAGTCAGCGGCCCCGGCGGCAAGGTCGTGGACGTGGATTTCGCGCAGCCGGTGGCGAATTGGAAGGTGCTGTTTCGGCACCTTTTACCGTCGCACTTACTCGCCGCTGACGCCGCCGATTTCGCTTACGCGCTGCGCAACACCGTCCCCGCCTCCGCGGGGCGTTACCTGGTGCGCAGCGTGGACCGCGCGCACGGCACCGTCACGCTGAACCGCAACGACAGGTTCTGGGGGCCGGACCCGGCGCCGATTGACATTCTCACTCTCGCCGCGGCGCGCGACACCACCCAGGTGGCGGACCAGCTGCGCAGCGGCCAGCTGGCGTTCGTGGACATGGTGCCGCAGGACACCACCGAGGATGTTCTCGGGCTCATCCCGGGTGCGGACACCCGCACGTTTGCGGGCACCCGCACCCTCGGTGTGACGCTTTCGGCCACCAGCGGGCTTTCGGCGCAGGCGCGCGCCGAGGTGCGTTCGCTTATCGACGTCCCCCTGCTCGCCCACATCGCCGCCCGCCGCAGCACCAACGTTCACGCCGCGGCACCCACCGAACCTGGCTCGCTGGCGCTGCTGCACGCACTGGCTGCGGACGGCAAGGTGCTGCGCGTGGCAGCCGACACCGCGGACCCAGCGGCCACCGCGGCCGCGCGTTCGCTGGTGGATTTGCTGGACGCCGCCGGCGTGCCCGCACGCATCGTGGCCAACGAGCTGCCCGCCATCGCCGCGCGCAGCTTGCCTGCAGGCGAGGTGGACGTTGTGGTGCACTGGCGCAACGACGGCGACTCCGCAGACACCCTGGCCAGCCGCATCGCCTGCCCTGCGGAGACCGGCCGCGCCGGAAATCTCGCCGGCTTTTGTTCGGTGGCCGGCGACGAGTTTGCCCGCGCAATCCTCGCGGGCGAGATTCCGCCCGCCGTTGCAGCTGAGCGCGCCGCGGCGATCGAGCACCGCGAAGCGCTCTGGGTGCCCCTGCTGCACGAAACGCGCCTTGCCGCCACCGCGGGCGGGGTGCGCGCGGCCGGCACGCAGCCGGGGCAGTGGCCGGGCGGGTTGTCGTCGGCAGGCAAATGGAAGCTAGCCGATACAGTGAAGCGGCGATCAACAACTCAGGAGGTTCCATGA
- the mshB gene encoding N-acetyl-1-D-myo-inositol-2-amino-2-deoxy-alpha-D-glucopyranoside deacetylase: MTVRDLSGYRVVAVHAHPDDEAITTAGALADLSARGADVLVVTCTLGEEGEVIGEPYQHLVVDEADQLGGFRIQELRRSLDAIGARGQFLGGAGRFRDSGMAGSPASRNPRAFVNSGDVAVEKLAAIFEAEKPHLVITYGPDGGYGHPDHIRAHEITHAAAERVDVPRIMWAVRLAEETAALMPAEAPEGWRLPEDGELDGVESSDIRVELDDAAYSAKVEAMRAHATQLWIADGRTTDVNPHAALAAGPVVYYALSNLIIQPIQRVEHYQLGAGLPLHDATSLLAGIER, from the coding sequence ATGACCGTTCGAGACCTTTCCGGCTACCGCGTTGTCGCCGTGCACGCCCACCCCGACGACGAAGCAATCACCACCGCCGGCGCCCTCGCAGACCTTTCCGCCCGCGGCGCGGACGTGCTGGTGGTCACCTGCACCCTCGGCGAGGAAGGCGAAGTCATCGGCGAGCCGTATCAGCACCTCGTGGTCGATGAAGCGGACCAGCTCGGCGGTTTTCGCATCCAGGAGCTGCGGCGCTCCTTAGACGCGATCGGTGCGCGCGGGCAGTTCCTCGGCGGCGCCGGCCGCTTCCGTGACTCCGGTATGGCGGGCTCGCCCGCGAGCCGAAACCCGCGGGCGTTTGTGAATTCGGGCGACGTAGCCGTCGAGAAGCTTGCTGCCATCTTCGAAGCGGAAAAGCCGCACCTTGTGATCACCTACGGCCCCGACGGCGGCTACGGCCACCCGGATCACATCCGCGCCCACGAGATCACCCACGCCGCCGCCGAGCGTGTGGATGTCCCACGAATCATGTGGGCGGTGCGGCTTGCCGAGGAGACCGCGGCGCTCATGCCCGCCGAGGCCCCCGAGGGCTGGCGCCTGCCCGAAGACGGCGAGCTCGACGGCGTGGAATCCTCCGACATCCGCGTCGAGCTCGACGACGCCGCCTACAGCGCCAAGGTGGAAGCGATGCGCGCGCACGCCACACAGCTGTGGATCGCGGACGGGCGCACCACCGACGTCAACCCGCACGCCGCGCTCGCCGCGGGCCCGGTGGTGTACTACGCGCTGTCCAACCTGATCATCCAGCCGATCCAGCGCGTCGAGCACTACCAGCTGGGCGCGGGGCTACCGCTTCACGACGCCACTTCGCTGCTCGCCGGGATCGAGCGATGA
- the fdxA gene encoding ferredoxin translates to MTYVIAQPCVDILDRSCVEECPVDCIYEGKRMLYIHPDECVDCGACEPACPVEAIFYEDDTPDEWAEYYDVNVGFFDELGSPGGAAKTGPQDYDHPFVAALPPQNQD, encoded by the coding sequence ATGACTTACGTGATTGCTCAACCGTGCGTCGATATCTTGGACCGCAGCTGCGTTGAAGAGTGCCCCGTCGACTGCATCTACGAGGGAAAGCGCATGCTCTACATCCACCCCGACGAGTGCGTCGACTGCGGCGCCTGCGAGCCGGCATGCCCGGTCGAGGCCATCTTCTACGAGGACGACACCCCCGACGAGTGGGCCGAATACTATGATGTCAACGTCGGCTTCTTCGACGAACTCGGCTCCCCAGGCGGTGCCGCCAAGACCGGCCCGCAGGACTACGACCACCCGTTTGTGGCCGCCCTGCCGCCGCAGAACCAGGACTAG
- the dapC gene encoding succinyldiaminopimelate transaminase: MARTPLGSRLPDFPWDTIADVRERAAAHPGGLIDLSVGGPVDPVAPSIQLALTEAAAAPGYPQTAGTPELRATIVSSLARRFGIAALNERSVLPVIGLKEAVAWLPMLLGLRGAKVVIPEVAYPTYEVGALMAECEVVRCDDPADAPRDASLVFVNSPSNPTGAVASAEQMRAWVEFSRDTGAIIASDECYLYLGWSAEPVSILHPSVTGGDNTGLLALHSLSKTSNLASYRAGTISGDEKLVQELLLVRKHSGLIVPGPIQAAMVAALGDDLHEEMQRSIYATRRVELMKALPEAGFTIDDSDAGLYLWCRREAMSSREILEWLADRGILAAPGHFYGPAGANHVRISLTATDDRINEAAKRLIS, encoded by the coding sequence TTGGCTCGCACTCCACTCGGATCGCGGCTGCCGGACTTTCCCTGGGACACCATCGCGGACGTGCGCGAGCGCGCCGCCGCCCACCCAGGCGGGCTGATTGACCTGTCCGTCGGCGGCCCCGTCGACCCGGTCGCGCCGTCGATCCAACTCGCGCTGACCGAGGCCGCCGCGGCCCCCGGCTACCCGCAGACCGCTGGCACGCCTGAACTGCGTGCCACGATCGTCTCCTCGCTTGCCCGCCGCTTCGGCATCGCCGCGCTGAACGAGCGCTCCGTGCTGCCCGTCATCGGCCTGAAGGAGGCCGTGGCGTGGCTGCCCATGCTTTTGGGCCTGCGCGGCGCGAAGGTGGTCATCCCGGAGGTCGCGTACCCCACCTACGAGGTCGGCGCCCTGATGGCCGAATGCGAAGTCGTGCGTTGCGACGACCCCGCGGACGCCCCGCGCGACGCCTCGCTAGTCTTCGTCAACTCCCCGTCGAACCCGACCGGGGCAGTAGCGTCCGCAGAGCAGATGCGCGCCTGGGTGGAGTTCTCCCGTGACACGGGCGCGATCATCGCCTCCGACGAGTGCTACCTCTACCTCGGCTGGTCCGCCGAGCCGGTGTCCATCCTGCACCCGTCCGTCACCGGCGGCGACAACACCGGGCTCCTCGCCCTGCATTCGCTGTCGAAGACATCCAACCTGGCGTCCTATCGCGCCGGCACCATCTCCGGCGACGAGAAGCTGGTGCAGGAGCTGCTGCTCGTGCGCAAGCACTCCGGCCTCATCGTGCCGGGCCCCATCCAGGCCGCCATGGTCGCGGCCCTCGGCGACGACTTGCACGAGGAAATGCAGCGCTCCATCTACGCCACGCGCCGCGTCGAACTCATGAAGGCGCTGCCTGAAGCTGGCTTTACTATCGACGACTCTGATGCCGGGTTGTACCTTTGGTGCCGTCGAGAAGCAATGAGCTCCCGCGAAATCCTGGAATGGCTCGCGGACCGCGGCATCCTGGCAGCCCCCGGCCACTTCTACGGGCCCGCCGGCGCGAACCACGTGCGCATCTCGCTGACCGCCACCGACGATCGCATCAACGAAGCCGCCAAGCGCCTGATTTCATAG
- a CDS encoding GtrA family protein encodes MTHEHTAAPAGGSTAVQFVAGLRQFLRFGIVGGSGVLVNFIVFYLANKALENGLDLHANDVVMQLGSTRWNVRWYHVMSTLAFVLANTWNYQLNRSWTFRGVHARSWLRGFFPFSATGALAFAVSLTCMTLLMNPTTPVGLPDHIFDDSSGLRTKSYWAQAISTFIAMPVNFIINKFWTFGKPKSSV; translated from the coding sequence GTGACGCACGAGCACACCGCCGCCCCAGCCGGCGGGAGCACAGCGGTGCAATTCGTCGCCGGACTGCGCCAGTTTCTGCGCTTCGGCATCGTCGGCGGCTCCGGCGTGCTGGTCAACTTCATCGTGTTCTACTTGGCCAACAAGGCCCTGGAAAACGGCCTTGACCTCCACGCCAACGACGTGGTGATGCAACTTGGTTCCACCCGCTGGAACGTGCGCTGGTACCACGTGATGTCCACACTCGCGTTCGTGCTGGCGAACACCTGGAACTACCAGCTCAACCGCTCCTGGACCTTCCGCGGCGTGCACGCGCGCTCCTGGCTACGTGGTTTCTTCCCGTTTTCGGCCACCGGCGCGCTCGCGTTCGCGGTGTCGCTGACCTGCATGACGCTTCTGATGAACCCCACCACGCCAGTTGGCCTGCCGGACCACATCTTCGACGACTCCTCCGGGCTGCGCACCAAGTCCTACTGGGCGCAAGCCATTTCGACGTTCATTGCCATGCCGGTGAACTTCATCATCAACAAATTCTGGACCTTCGGAAAGCCAAAATCTTCCGTCTAA
- a CDS encoding HNH endonuclease signature motif containing protein — MTPFQEFLDTQPTIRVLEGFDKRAAIAAGVIPNLASKWEAIHKVYFGATRWTKHQRLGRKAAEAFPLSQLVYIEDRLKKIPNEAERWRVRRKLLEKFSTHHELKAKADRLILKPARTKPKLQVTFGRSVHGRRTIRITADEHDAADIEAYLREDLDPTKPPGPQMLRRFLDLVRGCGGGIPFAARRPIVVVGLDQHVQILSGDGDDVILGLTDGTTITGAEYLASEPELAEVALFHPTEGALNLYQTQRYANDKQRDLARMTLTVCPWPGCRHGSDACEIHHMQSWAEGGETNMRNLVPVCRYHNQINHDIASHANRRGSVKRVKGKPMWVSPNGIPAANRYHPYGAMEVLFGSGSSGARST, encoded by the coding sequence ATGACACCATTCCAAGAGTTTCTAGACACACAACCGACCATCCGCGTGCTTGAAGGCTTTGACAAGCGCGCCGCCATCGCCGCCGGCGTGATACCAAACCTGGCCAGCAAGTGGGAAGCCATCCACAAGGTCTATTTCGGCGCCACCCGATGGACCAAACACCAACGTTTAGGCCGCAAAGCCGCCGAAGCCTTCCCGCTGAGTCAGCTGGTCTACATCGAAGACCGGTTAAAGAAGATCCCCAACGAAGCCGAGCGGTGGCGCGTGCGCCGCAAGCTGCTGGAAAAGTTCAGCACCCACCACGAGCTGAAAGCCAAGGCCGACCGGCTGATTCTTAAACCGGCACGGACAAAGCCGAAGCTGCAGGTCACTTTTGGACGGTCGGTGCACGGCCGACGAACGATCCGCATTACTGCCGACGAGCACGACGCCGCCGATATCGAGGCCTACCTGCGTGAGGACCTCGACCCGACCAAGCCACCGGGACCGCAGATGCTGCGAAGATTCCTCGATCTGGTCCGCGGCTGCGGAGGGGGCATACCTTTCGCCGCGCGTCGCCCGATCGTGGTTGTTGGGCTGGACCAGCACGTGCAGATCCTCTCCGGCGACGGAGACGACGTGATCCTCGGGCTCACCGACGGCACGACCATCACCGGCGCCGAATACCTGGCATCGGAGCCCGAGCTCGCGGAAGTCGCGCTGTTCCACCCGACCGAAGGTGCGTTGAACCTGTACCAGACGCAGCGCTACGCCAACGACAAGCAGCGCGACCTTGCCCGGATGACGTTGACCGTGTGCCCGTGGCCGGGCTGCCGCCACGGCTCCGATGCCTGCGAGATCCACCACATGCAGTCCTGGGCCGAAGGCGGCGAGACGAACATGCGCAACCTCGTGCCGGTGTGCCGCTACCACAACCAGATCAACCACGACATCGCCTCGCACGCGAACCGCCGCGGCAGCGTCAAACGCGTCAAGGGCAAGCCCATGTGGGTATCGCCCAACGGGATCCCCGCGGCGAACCGGTACCACCCCTACGGGGCGATGGAGGTGCTGTTCGGCTCCGGTTCCTCTGGAGCGCGGAGCACGTAG
- a CDS encoding GNAT family N-acetyltransferase — protein MPLLRDTELTLLPWRDVESLPGVRADIIASCNDPVMVRWTTVPHPYTPEHANEFLAVVPEGVERWAYVVDVRYSGNIELRPGGVLGYNTAPWARGQGLTARALRLVAAHAYTQGLRRLELHIAVDNAASRRTAEKAGFTYDGLLPDPVRLRGHEDQMARYVLRAPEEPEPNSTSIAP, from the coding sequence GTGCCCCTCCTCCGGGACACGGAGCTGACGCTGCTCCCCTGGCGCGATGTCGAATCGTTGCCAGGGGTGCGCGCCGACATCATCGCGTCGTGCAACGACCCGGTAATGGTGCGCTGGACCACCGTGCCGCACCCCTACACGCCCGAGCACGCCAACGAATTCCTCGCCGTTGTGCCGGAGGGTGTCGAGCGGTGGGCGTATGTGGTTGACGTCCGGTACAGCGGCAACATCGAACTACGCCCCGGCGGTGTGCTGGGTTACAACACCGCGCCGTGGGCCCGCGGCCAGGGGCTCACCGCCCGCGCACTGCGACTTGTCGCCGCCCACGCGTACACCCAAGGTCTGCGGCGGCTAGAACTGCACATCGCCGTGGACAACGCTGCCTCGCGCCGCACGGCCGAGAAAGCAGGCTTCACATACGACGGGCTTCTCCCCGACCCGGTGCGCCTGCGCGGCCACGAGGACCAGATGGCCCGCTACGTGCTCCGCGCTCCAGAGGAACCGGAGCCGAACAGCACCTCCATCGCCCCGTAG
- the dapD gene encoding 2,3,4,5-tetrahydropyridine-2,6-dicarboxylate N-succinyltransferase, whose translation MNSPTSAIARGVATITHDGTVLDVWYPAPLVDEPVEETGTRRLAEPDARFEDLVGPDEARGVARVAVETAIKDLAEPAVDAYDVYLRLHLLSHRLIRPHGANMDGVFGLLSNVVWTNYGPCAVSDFQMTRGRLAAKGPVVVFSVDKFPRMVDYVVPSGVRIGDADRIRLGAHLAEGTTVMHEGFVNFNAGTLGASMVEGRISAGVVVGDGTDIGGGASIMGTLSGGGKEVISLGERCLLGANAGVGISLGDDCIVEAGLYVTAGTKVVLTAPVAEALGKEPGTEIKALELSGANGLQFRRNSVSGSVEAVPAKGIELNEALHAN comes from the coding sequence ATGAATTCCCCAACTTCCGCTATCGCGCGCGGCGTCGCCACCATCACCCACGACGGCACCGTGCTTGACGTCTGGTACCCCGCCCCGTTAGTAGATGAGCCGGTTGAGGAAACCGGGACGCGTCGGTTGGCAGAGCCCGACGCCCGCTTCGAGGACCTCGTCGGCCCCGACGAGGCGCGCGGCGTGGCGCGTGTGGCCGTGGAAACGGCAATCAAGGACCTGGCCGAGCCAGCCGTGGACGCCTACGACGTCTACCTGCGCCTCCACCTGCTGTCGCACCGTCTGATCCGCCCCCACGGCGCCAACATGGACGGCGTGTTCGGCCTGCTGTCCAACGTGGTGTGGACCAACTACGGCCCCTGCGCCGTCTCCGACTTCCAGATGACCCGCGGCCGCCTTGCCGCAAAGGGCCCGGTTGTGGTGTTCTCCGTGGACAAGTTCCCCCGCATGGTCGACTACGTGGTGCCGTCCGGCGTGCGCATCGGCGACGCCGACCGCATCCGCCTTGGCGCCCACCTCGCCGAAGGCACCACCGTCATGCACGAAGGTTTCGTGAACTTCAACGCCGGCACGCTCGGCGCCTCCATGGTCGAGGGCCGCATCTCCGCGGGCGTTGTCGTCGGCGACGGCACCGACATCGGTGGCGGCGCCTCCATCATGGGCACCCTGTCCGGCGGCGGTAAGGAAGTCATCTCGCTCGGCGAGCGCTGCCTCCTCGGCGCCAACGCCGGCGTGGGCATCTCGCTCGGCGACGACTGCATCGTCGAAGCCGGCCTCTACGTCACCGCCGGCACCAAGGTGGTCCTCACTGCCCCAGTGGCCGAAGCGCTGGGCAAGGAGCCCGGTACCGAGATCAAGGCGCTGGAGCTCTCCGGCGCAAACGGCCTGCAGTTCCGCCGCAACTCCGTTTCCGGCTCCGTCGAAGCCGTGCCCGCGAAGGGCATCGAGCTTAACGAAGCGCTGCACGCCAACTAG
- a CDS encoding amino acid permease, whose protein sequence is MAGGTSTSNSDLGSGLKSRHLTLMGLGTAVGAGLFLGVGVGIRAAGPAILIAYAIAGLIVIAVMRMLGEMAAAHPSSGSFATYGRMAFGHWAGFLLGWIYYFLLIMACGAELTGASAMMAGWFGVPQWVPGLIVVVVLTAVNLAHVKGFGEFEYWFAMIKIAVILGFLVIGVLLWSGVLPASGFVGFGNVRESGFAPNGIAGIAAGLLAVAFAFGGIEVVTIAAAESENPSDNVKRAVNSIIWRIALFYIGSVTVIILLLPYTAIDGADSAADSRFTAVLEMANIPGAARFMEVVIVLALLSAFNAQIYGTSRLGYQQALEGDAPAWMARTNAAGVPRNSVLISVFFAFVAVGLQWWNPPGMIDFIMSATGGCLIVTWIMITLSFIKLHPRISSSAVRVRGASWVPWVTLAALLGLTVLMLFDDASRSQVISVTILSLILIAMSFLTRDRGAVR, encoded by the coding sequence ATGGCCGGAGGGACGTCGACAAGCAACAGCGATCTCGGCTCCGGCCTGAAATCGCGGCACCTCACCCTCATGGGGCTCGGCACCGCCGTGGGCGCCGGGCTGTTCCTCGGCGTCGGCGTGGGCATCCGCGCCGCCGGGCCCGCGATCCTCATCGCCTACGCAATCGCCGGGCTGATCGTCATCGCCGTGATGCGCATGCTCGGCGAAATGGCCGCCGCGCACCCCTCCTCCGGCTCCTTTGCCACCTACGGGCGCATGGCGTTCGGCCACTGGGCCGGGTTCCTGCTCGGCTGGATCTACTACTTCCTGTTGATCATGGCGTGCGGCGCCGAACTCACCGGCGCCTCCGCCATGATGGCCGGCTGGTTCGGCGTGCCGCAATGGGTGCCCGGCCTCATCGTCGTGGTCGTGCTCACCGCCGTGAACCTCGCGCACGTCAAAGGCTTCGGCGAGTTCGAGTACTGGTTCGCCATGATCAAAATCGCCGTCATCCTGGGATTCTTGGTCATCGGCGTGCTGCTGTGGTCCGGCGTGCTGCCTGCGAGCGGGTTCGTCGGCTTCGGCAACGTGCGCGAATCCGGCTTCGCCCCCAACGGCATCGCCGGCATCGCCGCAGGCCTGCTTGCAGTGGCGTTCGCGTTCGGCGGCATCGAAGTGGTCACCATCGCTGCGGCCGAGTCCGAAAACCCCTCCGACAACGTCAAGCGCGCCGTCAATTCCATTATCTGGCGCATCGCGCTGTTTTACATCGGCTCCGTGACCGTGATCATCCTGCTGCTGCCGTACACGGCGATCGACGGCGCGGACTCCGCCGCCGACTCCCGCTTCACCGCCGTTTTGGAAATGGCCAACATCCCGGGCGCAGCCAGGTTCATGGAGGTCGTGATCGTGCTCGCGCTGTTGTCCGCGTTCAACGCGCAGATCTACGGCACCTCGCGCCTGGGCTACCAGCAGGCGCTCGAGGGCGACGCGCCAGCGTGGATGGCGCGCACCAACGCCGCCGGAGTGCCGCGCAACTCCGTGCTCATCTCCGTGTTCTTCGCATTCGTGGCCGTGGGTCTGCAGTGGTGGAACCCGCCGGGGATGATCGACTTCATCATGTCCGCCACCGGCGGCTGCCTCATCGTCACCTGGATCATGATCACCCTGAGCTTTATCAAGCTCCACCCGCGGATCAGCTCCTCTGCGGTGCGTGTGCGTGGAGCGTCGTGGGTGCCGTGGGTGACCCTGGCGGCGCTGCTGGGGCTGACGGTGCTCATGCTTTTCGACGACGCTTCGCGCTCCCAGGTCATCAGCGTCACCATCCTGTCGCTGATCCTGATTGCCATGTCCTTCCTCACCCGTGACCGGGGTGCCGTAAGGTGA